One stretch of Microvirga lotononidis DNA includes these proteins:
- a CDS encoding NAD-dependent epimerase/dehydratase family protein, with protein MTDTILITGGAGFIGRYVAQACLERGHKVRVLDSLIEQVHGNSTQAAGLNPDVEVVVGDIREETALLRALKGATKVIHLAAEVGVGQSMYAVDRYVSVNDYGTAVLFQQLIDNPVKRVVVASSMSIYGEGLYKDPDGRIHENVVRTPRRSESESWDPLDGQGRPLVPAPTPEWKKPALASVYALSKYVQERLTLTLCPAYGMEGVALRLWNAYGPGQALSNPYTGVLAIFASRLHNGQPPMIFEDGQQRRDFVHVEDVAQAFVLALEHDNAPGGVYNVGSGQDRTVSEVAELLSQAMNRPMAPEITGKARMGDIRHCIADIGKIQQELGYKPEKDFAEGLAELAEWVARQEAKDLVNEARKELEARGLVA; from the coding sequence GTGACGGATACGATCCTCATTACCGGCGGTGCGGGCTTCATCGGACGCTATGTTGCCCAGGCTTGTTTGGAGCGTGGCCATAAGGTGCGCGTGCTCGACAGCCTGATCGAGCAGGTTCACGGCAACAGCACGCAGGCCGCCGGTCTCAATCCAGATGTGGAGGTTGTCGTCGGCGATATTCGCGAGGAGACGGCGCTTCTTAGAGCCTTGAAGGGAGCCACGAAAGTCATTCACCTTGCTGCCGAGGTTGGCGTCGGCCAAAGCATGTATGCGGTCGACCGCTATGTCTCGGTCAACGATTACGGTACGGCCGTGCTGTTTCAGCAGCTCATCGACAATCCCGTCAAGCGGGTGGTCGTGGCTTCATCCATGAGCATCTACGGCGAAGGTCTCTATAAGGATCCCGATGGCCGCATTCACGAGAATGTCGTCAGGACGCCTCGCAGAAGCGAGAGCGAGTCTTGGGATCCGCTGGACGGGCAAGGGCGCCCGCTCGTCCCCGCTCCGACCCCTGAGTGGAAGAAGCCTGCGCTTGCCTCCGTCTATGCGCTGTCAAAGTATGTCCAGGAGCGGCTGACGCTGACCCTGTGCCCGGCTTATGGCATGGAGGGCGTGGCACTTCGGCTATGGAATGCTTATGGCCCAGGGCAGGCCCTGTCCAATCCCTATACCGGCGTCCTCGCAATCTTTGCGTCGCGGCTTCATAACGGACAGCCGCCGATGATCTTCGAGGATGGTCAGCAGCGTCGCGATTTCGTCCATGTGGAGGACGTGGCGCAGGCGTTCGTTCTGGCCCTGGAGCATGACAATGCTCCAGGGGGTGTCTACAACGTCGGCAGCGGGCAGGACCGTACCGTATCCGAAGTGGCGGAACTTCTGTCCCAGGCGATGAACCGGCCTATGGCGCCGGAAATCACCGGCAAAGCGCGTATGGGCGACATCCGTCATTGCATCGCCGATATCGGCAAGATCCAGCAGGAACTGGGCTATAAACCAGAGAAAGACTTCGCGGAGGGGCTGGCGGAACTCGCCGAATGGGTCGCCAGGCAGGAAGCCAAGGATCTTGTGAACGAAGCCCGGAAGGAGCTTGAGGCGCGAGGTCTGGTGGCATGA
- a CDS encoding SDR family NAD(P)-dependent oxidoreductase, with translation MTASDTSAAAPAVLRRRPILVTGGAGFIGSNLVDRFASEGHDVLIYDALARSGVDRNLEWLKKRHPDKVSAVIGDVRDEASVTDVVRDAQAVFHMAAQVAVTTSLVNPREDFEINVRGTLNVLDALRQRGERVPLIFASTNKVYGDLADVELEKTNDAYKPRDPRVRNSGIGEGRPLDFHTPYGCSKGAADQYVLDYARSFGIPTCVMRMSCIYGQRQMGTEDQGWVAHFLIRALQGEPITIYGDGCQVRDVLDISDAVSAYASAWRRIDAAQGRAFNLGGGPSNAISLRQLLTHIEEVIGRPVETIYDDWRAGDQRYYVSDTSLATRELGLKQPVNWLKGVAALARWLQEEHGRSPSGSSPSRLHKAEAL, from the coding sequence ATGACGGCGTCCGACACATCGGCCGCAGCGCCGGCTGTCCTCCGTCGCCGCCCGATCCTTGTAACAGGTGGCGCAGGCTTCATCGGCTCCAACCTCGTCGACCGTTTCGCAAGCGAGGGTCATGATGTCCTGATCTATGATGCACTGGCGCGTTCCGGAGTCGATCGGAACCTCGAATGGCTCAAGAAGCGGCACCCGGACAAAGTGTCCGCCGTGATCGGCGATGTCCGGGACGAAGCCTCCGTCACCGATGTTGTCCGCGACGCACAGGCCGTGTTCCATATGGCCGCGCAGGTTGCGGTAACGACGAGTCTCGTCAACCCCCGCGAGGACTTCGAGATCAACGTTCGCGGGACGCTGAACGTGCTCGATGCGCTGAGACAACGCGGCGAGCGTGTTCCGTTGATCTTCGCGTCCACGAACAAGGTCTATGGCGACCTTGCAGACGTCGAGCTGGAGAAGACGAACGACGCCTACAAGCCGCGCGATCCGCGGGTTAGAAACAGCGGGATCGGCGAAGGACGGCCGCTCGATTTTCATACGCCCTATGGCTGTTCAAAGGGCGCGGCCGATCAGTACGTATTGGATTATGCCCGATCGTTCGGAATCCCGACCTGCGTCATGCGGATGAGCTGCATCTACGGCCAGCGGCAAATGGGTACCGAGGATCAGGGGTGGGTGGCCCATTTCCTGATCCGTGCTCTTCAGGGGGAGCCTATCACCATCTACGGCGATGGATGCCAGGTCCGTGACGTACTCGACATCTCCGATGCCGTTTCCGCCTATGCCTCCGCGTGGAGGCGTATCGATGCGGCCCAAGGCAGAGCCTTCAATCTCGGCGGCGGCCCGTCCAATGCCATCAGTTTGCGCCAGCTTCTCACTCATATCGAGGAGGTCATCGGCCGTCCTGTCGAAACGATCTACGACGACTGGCGTGCGGGCGATCAGCGCTACTATGTCTCTGATACAAGCCTCGCAACTCGGGAGCTTGGGCTGAAGCAACCGGTTAACTGGCTCAAGGGCGTGGCTGCTTTGGCGAGGTGGTTGCAGGAGGAGCACGGACGCTCGCCTTCGGGTTCTTCTCCGTCACGTTTGCATAAGGCAGAGGCTTTGTAA
- a CDS encoding glycosyltransferase family 4 protein, protein MNRSDGIAHLHVLMTADAVGGVWQYTLDLARGLRSECVRTTIAVLGPPPSADQQAMAEAVGARLILTGLPLDWTADNAYQVEGAGRAIARLAAQIGPDLVHLNSPALAAHVSFDIPVVAVCHSCVATWWQAVKGGPLPEEFVWRTELAAKGYAAADRLLAPTLAFARATAQTYGLVQAPHVVRNGRRSVVASRSECGGDYVFTAGRLWDEGKNFAAVDRIASRLRVPVLAAGPFDGPNGARADVNHARPLGRLSDSEIVRHLSREPIFLSMARYEPFGLAVLEAAQRRCALVLSDIPTLRELWEGAASFVAPDDDRSAAEEIERLLQDSEARAAMGRAAQERAEAYTVESMSAGVLSAYNSVLRRKSPRSSLEGAAA, encoded by the coding sequence ATGAACCGGTCTGATGGAATCGCCCATCTGCATGTGCTCATGACGGCGGATGCGGTCGGCGGCGTCTGGCAATACACGCTGGATCTCGCGAGGGGCCTGCGATCGGAATGTGTCAGAACGACAATCGCAGTTTTGGGACCTCCACCCTCGGCAGATCAGCAGGCCATGGCCGAGGCCGTCGGTGCAAGGCTCATCCTGACGGGCCTTCCACTCGATTGGACAGCGGACAATGCATATCAGGTCGAGGGGGCCGGCCGGGCGATCGCTCGTCTTGCGGCGCAGATCGGACCCGATCTCGTTCATCTCAACTCCCCGGCCCTTGCAGCTCACGTGTCGTTCGACATCCCGGTCGTAGCGGTCTGCCATTCCTGCGTGGCAACTTGGTGGCAGGCCGTCAAGGGTGGCCCTCTGCCGGAGGAATTCGTCTGGCGTACGGAACTCGCGGCGAAAGGTTATGCTGCGGCGGACCGGCTGCTCGCGCCGACGCTGGCCTTCGCGCGGGCGACGGCCCAGACCTATGGTCTCGTTCAGGCGCCGCACGTGGTGAGGAACGGCAGGCGTTCCGTGGTGGCGAGTCGATCAGAGTGCGGGGGAGATTACGTCTTCACTGCGGGACGTCTCTGGGATGAAGGGAAGAACTTCGCTGCCGTCGATCGGATCGCATCCCGGCTCAGGGTGCCAGTTCTTGCGGCAGGGCCATTTGACGGTCCGAACGGCGCGCGCGCTGACGTGAACCACGCGAGGCCTCTTGGTCGCTTGAGCGACTCCGAGATCGTCCGACACCTGAGCAGAGAGCCGATCTTTCTCTCCATGGCGCGGTACGAGCCTTTCGGACTTGCAGTCTTGGAAGCCGCTCAGAGGCGATGCGCGCTCGTTCTGTCGGACATCCCGACGTTACGTGAGTTATGGGAGGGCGCTGCGTCGTTCGTTGCGCCCGATGATGATCGGTCGGCGGCTGAGGAGATCGAGCGACTTCTGCAGGATTCGGAAGCCCGCGCCGCAATGGGGCGTGCCGCGCAGGAGCGAGCCGAGGCTTATACGGTTGAATCCATGAGCGCAGGCGTTCTGAGCGCTTACAATTCCGTCTTGCGCCGCAAGTCTCCGAGATCCTCCCTCGAGGGAGCCGCTGCATGA
- a CDS encoding CgeB family protein, whose translation MKFVYFTHSLTSCWNHGNAHFLRGVLRELVHRGHEVRAYEPRGAWSLDNLLRDHGKEGLGAYRDLYPELSSTIFDPDLDFEQTLFDAEVVIVHEWNEPLLVAAIGKARRQGGRFTLLFHDTHHRAVSDPDAIRQFDLTGYDGVLAFGETLAEVYRRWGWGNRVHVWHEAADTRLFHPPAEESQREGLVWIGNWGDGERGAELESFLFRPAQAVGLPLDIYGVRYPEAALQTLARYGVAYRGWLPNARAPEIFAKHLATVHVPRRFYVDMLPGIPTIRVFEALACGIPLICAPWNDAEGLFSPGADYLVAQNETQMERHMKAILNDADLRRSLVENGLQAIRNRHSCAHRTDQLLTILASHGASVPMEMSA comes from the coding sequence ATGAAGTTCGTCTATTTCACGCATTCCCTGACCTCCTGCTGGAATCACGGCAACGCACATTTCCTGCGTGGGGTCTTGCGTGAGCTCGTTCATCGCGGCCATGAGGTCAGGGCCTATGAGCCGCGAGGCGCGTGGAGCCTGGATAACCTTTTGAGGGATCATGGAAAGGAAGGGTTGGGCGCCTATCGTGACCTTTACCCGGAGCTGTCCTCGACGATCTTCGATCCCGATCTCGATTTCGAACAGACCTTGTTCGACGCGGAAGTGGTAATCGTCCATGAATGGAACGAACCCTTGCTCGTCGCAGCCATCGGCAAAGCGCGGCGGCAAGGCGGGCGTTTCACCCTTCTCTTCCATGACACGCACCACCGGGCGGTGAGCGATCCCGACGCCATTCGCCAGTTCGATCTCACGGGCTATGACGGCGTTCTCGCCTTCGGCGAAACGCTCGCGGAGGTCTATCGCCGTTGGGGCTGGGGCAATCGGGTTCATGTCTGGCATGAGGCCGCCGATACACGGCTCTTTCATCCTCCCGCGGAAGAGTCGCAACGGGAAGGGCTTGTCTGGATCGGCAACTGGGGTGACGGCGAGAGAGGCGCGGAACTGGAAAGTTTTCTCTTCCGACCGGCGCAAGCCGTCGGCCTCCCGCTCGACATCTACGGCGTCCGGTACCCGGAGGCCGCCCTTCAAACGCTCGCCCGCTATGGCGTCGCCTATCGTGGATGGCTGCCGAATGCCCGCGCCCCCGAGATCTTCGCAAAGCACCTCGCGACCGTCCATGTGCCAAGGCGCTTTTACGTCGATATGCTCCCGGGTATTCCCACGATCCGCGTCTTCGAGGCTCTCGCCTGCGGCATCCCGCTGATCTGTGCCCCATGGAACGACGCGGAGGGCTTGTTCAGCCCTGGAGCGGATTATCTCGTCGCTCAGAACGAGACACAGATGGAGCGCCATATGAAGGCAATCCTCAACGATGCCGACCTGCGCCGCTCCTTGGTGGAGAATGGCCTCCAGGCCATTCGCAATCGCCATTCCTGTGCTCACAGGACCGATCAGCTACTCACCATTCTTGCAAGTCATGGCGCTTCAGTGCCGATGGAGATGTCTGCATGA
- a CDS encoding CgeB family protein, with translation MKIAFYGSSLLSSYWNGAATYYRGLLSDLARRGYNITFYEPDAFDRQKHRDIELPAWAEVKVYPATEEAMRGVVAEAAKADVVVKASGVGVFDNELLEGIMAASRPEAIRIFWDVDAPATLAELRESPDHPLHRTMSALDLVLTYGGGPPVIEAYEGFGARRCIPIYNACDPTTHHPVPADDRFRADLSFLGNRLPDREARVEQFFLGPAGRLPKRSFLIGGNGWETKGMPENVRHIGHVYTRDHNAFNTSPLAVLNIARDSMASTGYSPATRVFEAAGAGACLITDAWIGLELFLKEGEEVLVARDGKDVADHVEALTPDRARAIGDAARARIMAEHTYTGRGAEVDVILREEAAQKRERSVA, from the coding sequence ATGAAGATCGCTTTTTATGGCTCCAGCCTTCTGTCTTCATACTGGAATGGAGCCGCAACCTATTATCGCGGTCTTCTGAGCGATCTTGCACGCCGCGGCTATAACATCACTTTCTATGAGCCTGATGCTTTCGACCGCCAGAAACACCGGGACATAGAGCTGCCGGCTTGGGCCGAAGTGAAGGTCTATCCGGCGACGGAAGAGGCCATGCGCGGCGTCGTAGCCGAAGCCGCTAAGGCCGACGTCGTTGTGAAGGCTTCCGGCGTCGGTGTCTTCGACAACGAATTGCTGGAAGGAATCATGGCGGCCTCGCGTCCCGAAGCGATCCGCATCTTCTGGGACGTGGATGCACCGGCCACTTTGGCCGAACTGCGCGAAAGCCCCGACCATCCGCTCCATCGCACGATGTCGGCTCTTGATCTTGTGCTCACCTATGGCGGCGGCCCGCCGGTAATCGAAGCCTACGAGGGCTTCGGCGCCCGTCGCTGTATCCCGATCTACAATGCCTGCGATCCAACGACCCATCATCCTGTCCCGGCCGATGATCGATTCAGGGCCGATCTATCGTTCCTCGGAAACCGCCTGCCCGACCGCGAGGCGCGCGTAGAGCAGTTCTTTCTTGGACCGGCCGGGCGCTTGCCGAAGCGCAGCTTCCTGATCGGCGGCAATGGCTGGGAGACGAAAGGAATGCCGGAGAACGTGCGCCATATCGGCCATGTGTACACGCGCGATCACAACGCCTTCAACACGAGCCCGCTGGCGGTTCTCAATATTGCGCGCGATTCCATGGCCAGTACGGGCTACTCGCCCGCCACCCGCGTGTTCGAAGCCGCAGGAGCGGGTGCCTGTCTCATCACCGATGCGTGGATCGGATTGGAGCTGTTCCTGAAGGAGGGCGAGGAGGTTCTGGTGGCGCGCGACGGCAAGGATGTCGCCGATCACGTCGAGGCGCTGACTCCCGATCGCGCGCGCGCGATCGGGGATGCCGCACGTGCCCGGATCATGGCCGAGCACACCTATACCGGTCGCGGCGCAGAGGTCGACGTCATCCTGCGCGAGGAAGCCGCCCAGAAGCGTGAGAGGAGCGTGGCGTGA
- a CDS encoding CgeB family protein → MTKLRVVVLGLSLSSSWGNGHATTFRALLRAFAARGHDILFLEREVPWYAAHRDLKHPDYCRLEFYSVLGDLERYRDAISNADAVIVGSYVPEGVDVGCYVQRLANGIVAFYDIDTPVTLAKLERGDYEYLSPGLVPDYDVYFSFTGGPTLDVIMGRYGSPAARALYCSVDPESYPILDQEKRWDLSYLGTYSPDRQPTLERLLIEPARRAPHLRFAVAGPQYPDGTPWPDNVERIDHVPPDEHPAFYAQSRYTLNVTRADMIRAGFSPSVRLFEAAACGTPIISDIWEGIETLLEPGREILLASRPEQVVDVLATWPEDQRRALGARARRRILAEHTAAHRAASMERDLLEAILLRRQEQPFALAVES, encoded by the coding sequence GTGACCAAGCTCCGTGTCGTCGTCCTGGGATTGAGCCTGTCCTCGTCATGGGGGAACGGTCATGCGACGACCTTCCGCGCCTTGCTGAGAGCCTTTGCGGCCCGTGGCCACGACATCCTGTTTCTCGAGCGCGAGGTGCCGTGGTACGCCGCTCATCGCGATCTGAAGCATCCCGATTATTGCCGTCTGGAATTCTATTCCGTTCTGGGGGATCTGGAGCGATATCGTGACGCAATTTCGAATGCGGATGCGGTGATCGTCGGGTCCTATGTGCCGGAAGGCGTCGATGTCGGCTGCTATGTGCAGCGTCTGGCCAACGGCATCGTGGCGTTCTACGACATCGATACGCCGGTCACGCTCGCAAAGCTCGAGCGGGGCGACTACGAATATCTGTCGCCCGGTCTCGTTCCTGATTACGACGTCTATTTCTCCTTCACTGGGGGACCGACGCTCGATGTCATCATGGGACGTTATGGATCTCCCGCTGCAAGAGCTCTGTACTGCTCCGTCGATCCGGAGTCCTATCCGATTCTCGATCAGGAAAAACGCTGGGATCTCAGTTATCTCGGCACCTACAGTCCTGATCGGCAGCCGACCTTGGAGCGGCTTCTGATCGAACCCGCGCGCCGTGCTCCTCACCTGCGCTTCGCAGTGGCCGGCCCGCAATACCCTGACGGGACCCCCTGGCCGGACAACGTCGAGCGTATCGATCACGTGCCGCCGGATGAGCACCCGGCTTTCTATGCACAAAGTCGATACACGCTCAATGTGACGCGTGCCGATATGATCCGTGCCGGATTCAGTCCCAGCGTCCGCCTGTTCGAGGCAGCCGCCTGCGGGACGCCGATCATCTCCGATATCTGGGAAGGCATCGAGACGCTCCTTGAACCGGGGCGTGAGATCCTTCTGGCCTCCAGGCCTGAACAGGTCGTCGATGTGCTCGCGACATGGCCCGAAGACCAGAGAAGGGCTTTGGGTGCAAGGGCGCGACGCCGCATTCTTGCGGAACACACCGCTGCTCATCGGGCGGCCTCGATGGAGCGGGACCTCCTCGAGGCTATCCTGCTGCGGCGCCAGGAACAGCCGTTCGCTTTGGCAGTTGAGTCCTGA
- a CDS encoding UDP-glucuronic acid decarboxylase family protein — protein sequence MKNSNSKYVLVAGGAGFLGSHLCDALLSEGAHVIALDNFQTGRKQNLRHLEREPRFDILDGDIIKPLSARLRSRRLKIDEVFNLACAASPPHYQADPEHTMLTSVVGTHNLLTFAESVHARFFLASTSEIYGDPEVHPQTESYWGNVNPTGPRACYDEGKRAAETLTFDFDRARRADVRVARIFNTYGPRMRADDGRVVSNVICQALSGEDITIYGDGSQTRSFCYVSDLVEGFMRLMAYEGPFPGAVNLGNPVELTVGNLAERVLAMTGSSSRVVKRPLPVDDPRRRRPDITLAKKLLGWSPRTSLDAGLKSTIAWFSEDRADDGRPHKVTNLGDAISAG from the coding sequence ATGAAGAATAGCAATAGTAAGTACGTTCTCGTAGCAGGTGGTGCCGGATTCCTCGGGTCTCACCTCTGCGATGCTCTTCTCAGTGAAGGCGCTCACGTGATCGCCCTCGACAACTTTCAAACCGGGAGAAAGCAGAATCTTCGTCACCTCGAGCGTGAACCGCGTTTCGATATCCTCGACGGCGATATCATCAAGCCTCTGTCGGCTCGGTTGCGTTCCAGGCGTCTCAAGATCGATGAGGTCTTCAATCTTGCCTGTGCCGCGTCTCCTCCGCATTACCAAGCGGATCCCGAGCATACCATGCTGACGAGCGTGGTTGGGACGCACAACCTTCTCACTTTCGCAGAGTCCGTTCATGCGCGTTTTTTCCTCGCTTCGACAAGCGAGATCTACGGCGATCCGGAGGTCCATCCGCAAACGGAAAGTTATTGGGGCAATGTCAACCCGACCGGACCGCGCGCCTGCTATGATGAGGGAAAACGGGCCGCGGAGACGCTTACATTCGACTTCGATCGGGCTAGGCGCGCCGATGTGCGCGTAGCACGGATCTTCAACACTTACGGCCCGCGCATGCGGGCCGATGACGGGCGTGTCGTCTCTAATGTCATCTGTCAGGCTCTCTCGGGCGAGGACATCACGATTTATGGTGACGGGAGCCAGACGCGTTCCTTCTGCTATGTATCGGACCTCGTGGAAGGCTTCATGCGGCTTATGGCTTATGAGGGACCGTTCCCAGGAGCCGTGAACCTCGGCAACCCGGTGGAGCTCACCGTCGGAAACTTGGCCGAAAGGGTTCTGGCGATGACCGGATCGTCGTCCCGGGTCGTCAAACGGCCGCTCCCGGTGGACGACCCGCGTCGTCGGCGCCCCGATATTACCTTGGCCAAGAAGCTTCTCGGCTGGTCTCCTCGGACGTCGCTCGACGCAGGTCTGAAGTCGACGATCGCCTGGTTCTCGGAGGATCGTGCCGACGATGGTCGGCCTCACAAGGTGACGAACCTGGGGGATGCGATCTCGGCCGGGTAG
- a CDS encoding YihY/virulence factor BrkB family protein, with amino-acid sequence MADNPAIQQPGARQSSSSSTVTTMWAVVLGWALVRLVASGDRPAPSSPRAGRSSSAPVQARAQARNTGSDIGEKQHAPPHAAAEKGRGRDADTPTEIPARGWKDILWRTYEEFNKDRVLSVAAGVTYYALLAVFPAIAALVSIYGLFADPATIQDHLNTVSGVLPGGALDIIREQVTRIASQGGGTLGFGFIFGLVLSLWSANAGMKAIFDALNIVYGEDEKRSFVHLNALSLSFTLGAIVFILFALAAIIVLPIILRFIGLGSGTEWLVSLSRWPILLIGVTFGLSLIYRFGPSRDKAEWRWVTPGGLVAAVLWLAVSMLFSWYVANFGSYNETYGSLGAVIGFMTWIWLSTTIVLLGAEINAEMEHQTAQDTTEGTDQPMGTRGAQMADTIGVAKS; translated from the coding sequence ATGGCAGACAATCCGGCTATCCAGCAACCTGGAGCGCGGCAATCCTCCTCCTCTTCGACTGTCACGACCATGTGGGCTGTGGTTCTCGGATGGGCCCTCGTGCGCCTCGTGGCAAGCGGGGACCGCCCTGCTCCCTCCTCGCCCCGTGCGGGACGCTCCTCATCAGCCCCCGTGCAGGCGCGGGCACAAGCGCGGAACACCGGCTCGGACATCGGCGAGAAGCAGCACGCTCCACCTCATGCTGCTGCGGAGAAGGGCCGCGGGCGAGACGCAGACACGCCGACCGAGATCCCGGCGCGAGGATGGAAGGACATCCTGTGGCGCACCTACGAGGAGTTCAATAAAGACCGCGTTCTGTCGGTTGCCGCCGGGGTGACCTATTACGCCCTACTCGCCGTCTTCCCTGCCATCGCCGCCCTGGTCTCGATCTACGGCCTCTTCGCGGATCCGGCGACGATCCAGGATCACCTGAACACTGTGTCCGGCGTCTTACCCGGCGGCGCCCTCGACATCATCCGCGAGCAGGTGACGCGCATCGCCTCGCAGGGAGGCGGGACGCTCGGCTTCGGCTTCATCTTCGGTCTGGTCCTGTCTCTCTGGAGCGCCAATGCCGGCATGAAAGCAATCTTCGACGCCCTCAACATTGTCTATGGCGAAGACGAGAAAAGAAGTTTCGTTCACCTGAATGCGCTGTCGCTCTCCTTCACCCTGGGAGCGATCGTCTTCATTCTCTTCGCTCTCGCAGCGATCATCGTGCTTCCGATCATCCTGAGATTCATCGGCCTCGGCTCTGGCACCGAGTGGCTCGTCTCCCTCTCGCGCTGGCCGATCCTTCTGATCGGGGTCACCTTCGGATTGTCACTCATCTATCGCTTCGGTCCTAGCCGCGACAAGGCGGAATGGCGCTGGGTCACACCCGGCGGACTCGTCGCTGCCGTCCTTTGGCTCGCCGTCTCCATGCTCTTCTCGTGGTACGTGGCGAATTTCGGGAGCTACAACGAGACCTACGGTTCCCTCGGCGCAGTGATTGGCTTCATGACATGGATCTGGCTGTCGACCACCATCGTTCTGCTTGGCGCCGAGATCAATGCCGAGATGGAGCATCAAACGGCCCAGGACACGACCGAAGGCACCGATCAGCCGATGGGGACTCGGGGCGCCCAGATGGCCGACACGATTGGCGTTGCGAAAAGCTGA
- a CDS encoding response regulator, whose amino-acid sequence MNNYSDDTPVVLLVEDELLVRMAAAEDLQDAGFHVLEAANADVALAVLEACSHDVQVLFTDIDMPGTMNGLDLAENVQQRWPHISLLISSAYHKPLPEQIPDDGRFVPKPYSSEDVVKHIRELVTSH is encoded by the coding sequence ATGAACAATTATTCAGACGATACGCCTGTGGTTCTCCTCGTCGAGGACGAACTCCTGGTGCGAATGGCGGCGGCGGAGGATCTGCAGGATGCGGGCTTCCATGTGCTGGAGGCCGCCAATGCCGATGTCGCCCTGGCCGTTCTGGAAGCCTGTTCTCATGATGTGCAGGTGCTGTTCACGGATATCGATATGCCGGGAACCATGAATGGCCTGGATTTGGCGGAGAACGTCCAGCAGCGCTGGCCGCACATCTCTCTTTTGATCTCATCCGCCTATCACAAGCCGCTTCCTGAGCAGATCCCCGATGACGGCCGCTTCGTGCCGAAACCCTATTCCAGCGAGGATGTGGTCAAGCATATCCGTGAACTGGTAACGAGTCATTGA
- a CDS encoding aldose 1-epimerase family protein — MNVTISSPRLRAQMSEKGAELVRLQDEMGRDLLWDGNPAFWTGRSPLLFPIVGRVRNDHIRVGGTEYGLPKHGFARTALFAIREADPSECRFSLVSGETTLGQYPFRFALDVSYRIEDATLTITASVINKGAKAMPASFGFHPAFRWPLPYGAPRDAHAVRFEREEAAPVRRPVDGLISRDVEESPVQGRMLRLQDHLFEADALVFDRLESRSVTYGAPDGGSIRIDFPDMPHLGIWTKPGAGFICIEPWQGHADPEGFDGEFADKPGNVLIQPSETRSFTMTITVNDAGL, encoded by the coding sequence ATGAACGTTACCATTTCGAGCCCCCGTCTTCGGGCGCAGATGTCAGAGAAAGGTGCGGAGCTCGTGCGCCTTCAAGACGAGATGGGCCGGGACCTTCTGTGGGACGGTAACCCCGCCTTCTGGACAGGGCGCTCTCCTCTGCTCTTTCCCATCGTCGGCCGCGTGCGGAACGATCACATCCGGGTCGGCGGAACGGAATACGGGCTGCCGAAGCACGGCTTCGCACGCACGGCTCTCTTCGCGATCCGGGAGGCGGATCCGTCCGAATGCCGGTTCAGCCTCGTTTCCGGCGAGACCACGCTGGGGCAGTATCCATTCCGGTTCGCGCTGGACGTGTCCTACAGGATCGAGGACGCCACGCTGACGATCACAGCCTCGGTGATCAACAAGGGCGCTAAGGCCATGCCTGCCTCTTTCGGCTTCCACCCGGCCTTTCGATGGCCCCTGCCTTATGGAGCACCGCGGGACGCTCATGCTGTCCGCTTCGAGCGCGAAGAGGCGGCCCCGGTCCGTCGGCCGGTGGATGGGCTCATCAGCCGGGATGTCGAGGAAAGTCCTGTCCAGGGACGAATGCTCCGCTTGCAGGATCATCTCTTCGAGGCAGATGCCCTTGTTTTCGACCGCCTTGAGAGCAGGTCCGTTACCTATGGAGCGCCCGATGGCGGTTCGATCCGGATCGACTTTCCGGATATGCCGCATCTGGGTATCTGGACCAAGCCCGGAGCGGGTTTCATCTGCATCGAACCCTGGCAAGGCCATGCGGATCCCGAAGGATTCGACGGAGAATTTGCCGACAAACCAGGGAACGTTCTGATCCAACCGAGTGAAACGCGAAGCTTCACGATGACCATCACCGTCAACGATGCCGGCCTGTAA
- a CDS encoding response regulator — protein sequence MMNSPLGQLLNHCRILVVEDEYFIADDMAKALESLGADVVGPASDQQKALALLSSTEKVHAAVLDINLRGCTAFPIADTLIEQGVPFVFTTGYAPASVPPIYADIPRWEKPFNYNDLAQSLPDLVRNG from the coding sequence ATGATGAATTCTCCACTCGGTCAGCTACTCAATCATTGCCGTATCCTGGTAGTCGAGGACGAATATTTCATCGCCGACGATATGGCCAAAGCGTTAGAGAGCCTCGGCGCTGACGTCGTCGGACCCGCATCGGATCAGCAGAAGGCATTGGCTCTTCTCTCTTCGACAGAGAAGGTCCATGCAGCGGTGCTCGATATCAATCTTCGTGGATGCACCGCATTCCCGATCGCCGATACCCTCATCGAGCAGGGCGTCCCCTTCGTGTTCACGACCGGTTATGCTCCCGCTTCGGTTCCGCCGATCTACGCTGACATCCCGAGATGGGAAAAACCATTTAACTATAACGACTTGGCGCAATCCCTCCCGGATCTCGTCAGGAACGGCTAG